The window ttaaataagtctccataacatttctttttctagataGCCAATTGTTCTCATTTCCTGTCTACTGAAAACTGCTACCTTATTGTCAGCCCAGTATCTATCACTTCATCCTTCCTGGACAGCAGGAAACCTTCCCCTAGTGATTCACAGATAAAGGTAGACATTGGTGACAAGTCACTCACATGACTTTCCACCAAACTATCAATTTGCCAGTATCTCCTCTACTGCTGATGGAAATGAAGATCCTCATTTTTTGAGGCCTAATTCCTGTCATGCTCTAAATGTCTTCAGAACTCAATTGTCAATGAATCCTTCTCATTCTATAGTTTCAATCTCTATCTGCTGTATCTTTaaccttactttttaaaattatacacttCATTAAGTCTTTTCCATCTTTTAGAAATCTTCTTATAGCCTTCGTTAGTCATGATTTATTTCTCTCCTTGTTTTACTGCTAAGTTACCAGGAGAAAAATACATCAACTCCACACTACTTACTTTTCCATTCATTCCTTAAGCCAGGATGGCAGGTTTCTctattttatctttcaaattcAACTGCTTTTTCTAGGATGTGCTCTAAGCTatatttgactttctgaatcttcTCCAGAATTGACTGTTTTAGCAATTGGACAACGTAGTTTATGTAGCACCAGTCACATCACCATGTTCTCTTGCTTTGTAAAGTTCCTCTAAAAGGTTCTAGTCTCATCTGACTTTCATGCATAcaatctttttcaaaaatttgtacAGAGCTGTCTTCATTGGTTTTCTCTTAATAATCTGCCATCTAAGGATATCCATCAGTGTTGTTGGATAAAAATAATCCATGTACAATGATAACTTCTAAAACTATGTTGTTGacaaaaactggaaatctgtgCCTGAAAATTCATACCTACATGGACTCTTGAAACGTATGGATGTCAGTAAGTGGATTTCTCTTACTTATTTTACACCACAGTACATTCCAAATAGAATGCAATGATattacctttttactttttatttttgaggttctggggatgaaacccaggaccctgggtgtgctaggcaaacattctaccatgGAGTTACATCCAGAGCCTCTGATATTTCTTTACTGTCTATCTTCATAGAATCTGATGGAATTTAAAAGGCTATAAAAATAGTTATTCTAAAACTGGAATGTTAGATGAACATATTTTCCTTGGGTTTAATGCTAAAAACCCTTATATCGTTGCTAAATGTCCCTAATTATGAATTATAAATTATGATGATTTTACTTGGTTAATTCAGCCATAGAGATACTATGACCTTAGATAACTCccttaatgaaaataattctaaatgttTTTGTATGACAATATAATTCATTACTTCTACAGGGTGTGAGCACTGTGAAGAGGAATGCTACAAATCCAGGAAAACATGAACATCCTCAATAACTTGACATCCAGATTTCCAGCCTTCTCACTGACTGGCATTCCCGGCCTAGAGTTTGCACATGCCTGGATCTACATTCCTTTCTGTTGTCTCTATGCCATTGCCCTGTCTGGGAACAGCATGATCTTGTTAGTCATCAGCACCCAGAAGAGTCTCCATGAGCCCATGTACTATTTCCTCTCCATGCTGTCAGCCACAGATCGGGGCTTGACACTTTCCACAATGTCCACAACCTTGGGTATCCTCTGGTTTGACGCAAATGAAGTCAGCCTAGACAGATGCATTGTCCAGATGTATTTTCTCCATGGATTTGCTTCCATGGAATCTGGGGTGCTGGTATCTATGACTTTTgactgctatgtggccatctgtgaCCCTCTGAGATATACTACAATTCTCACTAATTCCAGGATCATTCAGATGGGTCTCCTAGTGATTATCCGTGCTGTTGTTTTAATAGTACCACTACTTGTGCTCCTGAAGCCTCTCTCTTTCTGTAGAATGAATCCCCTTTCGCACTCCTACTGCTACCATCCAGATGTGATCAAGTTAGCATGCTCAGACACTCGGGCCAATAGCATCTGTGGATTAGTTGCTCTCATCCTGACCACCGGGATAGATACGCCATGCATTGCCCTGTCTTACACATTCATCATTTACTCTGTTCTCAGTATTGCCTCCCCTGAAGAACGGTACAAGGTGTTCAGCACCTGTGTGTCCCACATTGGAGCAGTAGCTATTTTCTACATTCCCATGATGAGCCTCTCTGTGGTTCATCGTTATGGTCAGTCAGCCCCCAAAGTGGTCCATTCAATGATGGCCAATGTCTACCTGCTGCTGCCCCCTGTGCTCGACCCCATTATCTATagtgtaaaaacaaaacagatctgCAAGGCTATCCTTAGTTTTCTTACAAATAAATAGAGATTATTAAGTTTGAGAAAACTCTGATAGTGATTTTCACTGTATAAAAGCAACCCCAGTAAGTCACTGCCTATTGGATTGGAATTATTGcaatgggagttctgttaaggaagtctgatcctaaactgacatgttgaaga of the Sciurus carolinensis chromosome 11, mSciCar1.2, whole genome shotgun sequence genome contains:
- the LOC124960116 gene encoding olfactory receptor 51F1-like, translated to MLQIQENMNILNNLTSRFPAFSLTGIPGLEFAHAWIYIPFCCLYAIALSGNSMILLVISTQKSLHEPMYYFLSMLSATDRGLTLSTMSTTLGILWFDANEVSLDRCIVQMYFLHGFASMESGVLVSMTFDCYVAICDPLRYTTILTNSRIIQMGLLVIIRAVVLIVPLLVLLKPLSFCRMNPLSHSYCYHPDVIKLACSDTRANSICGLVALILTTGIDTPCIALSYTFIIYSVLSIASPEERYKVFSTCVSHIGAVAIFYIPMMSLSVVHRYGQSAPKVVHSMMANVYLLLPPVLDPIIYSVKTKQICKAILSFLTNK